One window of the Burkholderia ubonensis subsp. mesacidophila genome contains the following:
- a CDS encoding MacB family efflux pump subunit, which translates to MSRPLLQLTDVTRRFPAGDRDVVVLKNVSLSIDAGEIVAIVGASGSGKSTLMNILGCLDHPSAGSYTVGGRETRTLDGDELAQLRRERFGFIFQRYHLLPHLSAVANLEMPAIYAGSAPAERRARAQRLLARLGLADREDHRPSQLSGGQQQRVSIARALMNGGEVILADEPTGALDSKSGEEVIRILRELNALGHTVIIVTHDEHVARHARRIVEIRDGEIVADRSNPHTVAAADTAAEPDTAWHATPVLLAHAGANADPALAVAAARPAQPARRLSAGAGRFAEAFRMAWRALVSHRLRTVLTMLGIIIGITSVVSIVAIGEGAKRYMLDEIGSMGTNTINLYPGLDWGDSRADAIQTLVPADVAALAEQPYVDSATPETSRTQLLRYRNVDVNALVSGVGERFFQVRGMKLALGVAFGADEVRRQAQVAVIDQNTRRKLFGARPNPLGEVILIGNLPCVVIGVVADKKSAFGDVKSLNAWVPYTTASGRLFGQQHVDSITVRVRAGQPSQAAEQSLTKLIAQRHGRKDFFTYNMDSVVKTVEKTGRSLTLLLSLIAVISLVVGGIGVMNIMLVSVTERTREIGIRMAVGARQTDILQQFLVEAVLVCLLGGAVGIALSFGVGLLFSMFVDQWKMVFSAGAIATAFLCSTLTGVVFGFMPARNASRLDPIDALARD; encoded by the coding sequence ATGTCGCGGCCGCTGCTGCAGCTGACCGACGTCACGCGGCGCTTCCCCGCCGGCGACCGGGACGTCGTGGTGCTGAAGAACGTCAGCCTGTCGATCGACGCCGGCGAGATCGTCGCGATCGTCGGCGCGTCGGGCTCCGGCAAGTCGACGCTGATGAACATTCTCGGCTGTCTCGACCATCCGAGCGCCGGCAGCTACACGGTCGGCGGACGCGAGACCCGAACCCTCGACGGCGACGAACTCGCGCAGCTGCGCCGCGAGCGCTTCGGCTTCATCTTCCAGCGCTATCACCTGCTGCCGCACCTGAGCGCGGTCGCCAACCTGGAGATGCCGGCGATCTACGCCGGCAGCGCGCCGGCGGAGCGCCGCGCACGCGCGCAGCGCCTGCTCGCGCGCCTCGGGCTCGCGGACCGCGAAGACCACCGGCCGAGCCAGCTGTCGGGCGGCCAGCAGCAACGCGTGAGCATCGCGCGGGCGCTGATGAACGGCGGCGAAGTGATCCTGGCCGACGAGCCGACCGGCGCGCTCGACTCGAAAAGCGGCGAGGAAGTCATCCGCATCCTGCGCGAGCTGAACGCGCTCGGCCACACGGTGATCATCGTCACGCACGACGAACACGTCGCCCGGCACGCGCGCCGCATCGTCGAGATCCGCGACGGCGAGATCGTCGCGGACCGGTCGAATCCGCACACCGTCGCAGCCGCCGACACGGCGGCGGAGCCGGATACCGCGTGGCACGCGACACCCGTGCTGCTCGCGCACGCCGGCGCCAACGCCGACCCGGCGCTCGCCGTCGCCGCCGCACGACCCGCGCAGCCCGCGCGCCGCCTGTCGGCCGGCGCCGGCCGTTTCGCGGAGGCATTCCGGATGGCGTGGCGCGCGCTCGTGTCGCACCGGCTGCGCACGGTGCTGACGATGCTCGGCATCATCATCGGCATCACGTCGGTCGTATCGATCGTCGCGATCGGCGAAGGCGCGAAGCGCTACATGCTCGACGAGATCGGCAGCATGGGCACGAACACCATCAACCTGTATCCGGGCCTCGACTGGGGCGACAGCCGCGCGGACGCGATCCAGACGCTCGTGCCCGCCGACGTCGCCGCGCTGGCCGAGCAGCCGTATGTCGACAGCGCGACGCCCGAAACGTCCCGCACGCAGTTGCTGCGCTATCGCAACGTCGACGTCAACGCGCTCGTCAGCGGCGTCGGGGAGCGGTTCTTCCAGGTGCGCGGGATGAAGCTGGCGCTGGGCGTCGCGTTCGGCGCGGACGAGGTGCGCCGCCAGGCGCAGGTCGCGGTGATCGACCAGAACACGCGGCGCAAGCTGTTCGGCGCGCGCCCGAATCCGCTCGGCGAAGTGATCCTGATCGGCAATCTGCCGTGCGTCGTGATCGGCGTCGTGGCCGACAAGAAAAGCGCGTTCGGCGACGTGAAGAGCCTGAACGCGTGGGTGCCGTACACGACCGCGAGCGGACGCCTGTTCGGCCAGCAGCATGTCGACAGCATCACCGTGCGCGTGCGCGCCGGCCAGCCGAGCCAGGCCGCCGAGCAGAGCCTGACGAAGCTGATCGCCCAGCGGCACGGGCGCAAGGACTTCTTCACGTACAACATGGACAGCGTCGTGAAGACGGTCGAGAAGACCGGCCGGTCGCTGACGCTGCTGCTGTCGCTGATCGCGGTCATTTCGCTGGTGGTCGGCGGGATCGGCGTGATGAACATCATGCTCGTGTCGGTCACCGAGCGCACCCGCGAGATCGGCATCCGGATGGCGGTCGGCGCGCGCCAGACCGACATCCTGCAGCAGTTCCTCGTCGAGGCCGTGCTGGTCTGCCTGCTGGGCGGCGCGGTCGGGATCGCGCTGTCGTTCGGCGTCGGCCTCCTGTTCTCGATGTTCGTCGACCAATGGAAGATGGTGTTCTCCGCCGGCGCGATCGCCACCGCGTTCCTGTGCTCGACGCTCACCGGCGTCGTGTTCGGCTTCATGCCGGCGCGCAACGCGTCGCGGCTCGATCCGATCGATGCGCTCGCGCGGGACTGA
- a CDS encoding efflux RND transporter periplasmic adaptor subunit yields MKQNRRRWRIALASVVVVAIAGGLSLHYLSPDRHPRYLSAPVARGDLENAVLATGALQAFRQVDVGAQVSGQLKTLKVRLGDKVAKGQWLAEIDPVISQNALRQARTSEESLLAQQRATAAQLKQTDLAFRRQQTMLPDDATSREAFESARAALDVQRANLASLDAQIRAARIQIDTAQANLGYTRIVAPMDGEVVAIVTQEGQTVIAQQQAPVILKLADLDTMTVKAQVSEADVIRVQPGQTTYFTILGEPDRRYYGKLRAIEPAPQNFLESQAGLGGAAGGGSSKTNAAVFYNALFEVPNPGHRLRISMTAQVNIVLGGARNALSIPAAALGAKDKNGTYAVRVLHADGKTETRTIRTGINNNVKVEVLAGLKEGEQVVIGDADADALAASAPGA; encoded by the coding sequence ATGAAACAGAACCGCCGCCGCTGGCGCATCGCGCTGGCCAGTGTTGTCGTCGTCGCGATCGCCGGCGGCCTGTCGCTCCACTATCTCTCGCCCGACCGGCATCCGCGCTACCTGAGCGCGCCGGTCGCGCGCGGCGACCTCGAGAACGCGGTGCTGGCGACGGGCGCGCTGCAGGCGTTCCGGCAGGTCGACGTCGGCGCCCAGGTGTCGGGACAGCTGAAGACGCTGAAGGTCCGGCTCGGCGACAAGGTCGCGAAGGGGCAATGGCTCGCGGAAATCGATCCGGTCATCTCGCAGAACGCGCTGCGGCAGGCGCGCACCAGCGAGGAAAGCCTGCTCGCGCAGCAGCGCGCGACCGCCGCGCAGCTCAAGCAGACCGACCTCGCGTTCCGTCGCCAGCAGACGATGCTGCCCGACGATGCCACCTCCCGCGAGGCGTTCGAGTCCGCGCGCGCGGCGCTCGACGTACAGCGCGCGAACCTCGCGTCGCTCGACGCGCAGATCCGCGCGGCCCGCATCCAGATCGACACCGCGCAGGCCAATCTCGGCTACACGCGCATCGTCGCGCCGATGGACGGCGAAGTCGTCGCGATCGTCACGCAGGAAGGCCAGACCGTGATCGCGCAGCAGCAGGCGCCGGTGATCCTCAAGCTCGCCGATCTCGACACGATGACGGTCAAGGCGCAGGTCTCCGAAGCCGACGTGATCCGCGTCCAGCCCGGCCAGACCACGTATTTCACGATCCTCGGCGAACCGGACCGGCGCTACTACGGCAAGCTCCGCGCGATCGAGCCGGCGCCGCAGAATTTCCTCGAATCGCAGGCCGGGCTTGGCGGCGCGGCCGGCGGCGGCAGCTCGAAAACGAACGCCGCCGTGTTCTACAACGCGCTGTTCGAAGTGCCCAACCCCGGCCATCGGCTGCGCATCTCGATGACCGCGCAGGTCAACATCGTCCTCGGCGGCGCGCGCAACGCGCTCAGCATCCCAGCCGCCGCGCTCGGCGCGAAGGACAAGAACGGCACGTACGCGGTGCGCGTGCTGCACGCGGACGGCAAGACCGAGACGCGCACGATCCGCACCGGCATCAACAACAACGTGAAGGTCGAGGTGCTGGCTGGCCTGAAGGAAGGCGAGCAGGTCGTGATCGGCGACGCCGACGCCGACGCGCTCGCCGCGTCGGCGCCGGGAGCGTGA
- a CDS encoding efflux transporter outer membrane subunit, whose protein sequence is MTLPHPIRRLGALACAAALAAGCAATRNQPLPPVTMPAHWESPVPPSAPNAPVDWWRSFSDPVLDRLIDDALRTNNDLAIAAIRVYRARLQAGLADTNLTPGVTLGANGSVSRTLDTHQMSRASGVTGTLSYELDLWGRLAALRDAARWEADATEADREAARLSLIGTTAALYWQIGYLNRQIALGDANIAYAARTVALVRSRHAAGATSGLDLAQAEQSLAAQRAAQTQLLQQRTENRHALAILFDRPPQQSAAEPPTLPDGPLPAVAAGLPANLLGRRPDLRAAEFRLRESLANVDATRTSFYPTFTLTGNVGTSSTSLERVLANPIGTLGLGLALPFIQWNTMQLQIKVSQTQYQEAVVGFRQRLYSALAEVENALSARVQLEREAEQRTLSLAQAQRAETLAAARFAAGATDVQPWLDQQQRLRDAQSAESLNRLNRLNNQMTLYRALGGGA, encoded by the coding sequence ATGACCCTGCCCCACCCGATCCGCCGCCTGGGCGCACTCGCCTGCGCCGCCGCGCTCGCCGCCGGCTGCGCGGCCACGCGCAACCAGCCGCTGCCCCCGGTCACGATGCCGGCCCACTGGGAATCGCCCGTGCCGCCAAGCGCGCCCAACGCGCCCGTGGACTGGTGGCGCAGCTTCAGCGACCCGGTGCTCGACCGCCTGATCGACGACGCGCTGCGCACCAACAACGACCTCGCGATCGCGGCGATCCGCGTGTACCGCGCGCGGCTGCAGGCCGGGCTCGCCGACACGAACCTGACGCCCGGCGTCACGCTCGGCGCGAACGGCAGCGTGTCGCGCACGCTCGATACGCACCAGATGAGCCGCGCGAGCGGCGTCACCGGCACGCTGAGCTACGAGCTCGATCTGTGGGGCCGGCTCGCCGCGCTGCGCGACGCCGCGCGCTGGGAAGCCGACGCGACCGAGGCCGACCGCGAAGCCGCGCGGCTGTCGCTGATCGGCACGACGGCCGCGCTGTACTGGCAGATCGGCTACCTGAACCGGCAGATCGCGCTCGGCGACGCGAACATCGCGTATGCGGCGCGCACGGTCGCGCTGGTGCGCTCGCGCCACGCGGCCGGCGCGACCTCCGGGCTCGATCTTGCGCAGGCCGAGCAGAGCCTCGCCGCGCAGCGGGCCGCGCAGACGCAGTTGCTCCAGCAGCGCACCGAAAACCGCCACGCGCTCGCGATCCTGTTCGACCGGCCGCCGCAGCAGAGCGCCGCCGAACCGCCGACGCTGCCCGACGGGCCGCTCCCGGCGGTCGCGGCCGGCCTGCCCGCGAACCTGCTCGGCCGGCGCCCGGACCTGCGTGCGGCGGAATTCCGGCTGCGCGAATCGCTGGCGAACGTCGACGCGACCCGCACGAGCTTCTATCCGACCTTCACGCTGACGGGCAACGTCGGCACGTCGAGCACGAGCCTCGAGCGCGTGCTCGCGAACCCGATCGGCACGCTCGGGCTCGGGCTCGCGCTGCCGTTCATCCAGTGGAACACGATGCAGCTGCAGATCAAGGTGTCGCAGACGCAGTACCAGGAAGCGGTCGTCGGTTTCCGCCAGCGGCTCTATTCGGCGCTGGCCGAGGTCGAGAACGCGCTGTCTGCGCGCGTGCAGCTCGAACGCGAGGCGGAACAGCGCACGCTGTCGCTCGCGCAGGCGCAGCGCGCGGAAACGCTCGCCGCCGCGCGGTTCGCCGCCGGCGCGACGGACGTGCAGCCGTGGCTCGACCAGCAGCAGCGGCTGCGTGACGCGCAGAGCGCCGAATCGCTGAACCGGCTGAACCGGCTCAACAACCAGATGACGCTGTATCGGGCGCTCGGCGGCGGCGCGTAG
- a CDS encoding HD domain-containing protein, with the protein MTPDTIHARLAFLREAERLKDVLRSGHTSAGRAESTAEHSWRLCLMALVFADALDGVDPLKLLKLCVVHDLGEALHGDIPAVEQAAHPDKSAHERRDLLTLTVGLDAALRDEIVSLWDEYEQAASPEAKAVKALDKLETILQHNQGDNPPDFDYAFNLGYGRRHTDASPLFRAIRAIVDADTQGRIDAGARDA; encoded by the coding sequence ATGACTCCCGACACGATCCACGCCCGGCTCGCCTTCCTGCGCGAAGCGGAACGCCTGAAGGACGTGCTGCGCAGCGGCCACACGTCGGCCGGCCGCGCGGAAAGCACCGCCGAGCACAGCTGGCGGCTGTGCCTGATGGCGCTGGTGTTCGCCGACGCGCTCGACGGCGTCGACCCGCTGAAGCTGCTGAAGCTGTGCGTCGTCCACGACCTCGGCGAAGCGCTGCACGGCGACATCCCGGCGGTCGAGCAGGCCGCGCACCCGGACAAGAGCGCGCACGAGCGGCGCGACCTGCTGACGCTGACCGTCGGCCTCGACGCCGCGCTGCGCGACGAGATCGTGTCGCTGTGGGACGAATACGAGCAGGCCGCGTCGCCGGAAGCGAAGGCCGTCAAGGCGCTGGACAAGCTGGAAACGATCCTGCAGCACAACCAGGGTGACAATCCGCCGGACTTCGACTACGCGTTCAATCTCGGCTACGGCCGGCGCCATACGGACGCGAGCCCGCTGTTCCGCGCGATCCGGGCGATCGTCGACGCCGACACGCAAGGCCGGATCGACGCCGGCGCGCGGGACGCGTGA